From Pseudomonas arsenicoxydans:
GACAGATCGCGATAGACATACAGCAGCGTATTGTTCAGGTCAGCGCCGATCTGGTCCATCAAGCGCTGGCGCTGACCATTGAGCATCCCTTGCGCCTGACCATTGCCAAGCAATCCGGGAATCATCGAACTGAGGCTGTCCGCCGCGACGCCGGCAATCGCCAGACTGACCTCGGCACCGGCCTCGCGGGCGGGCAGGGCCTGGGCCAGATGGCCGATGATCAGTGTGCGGCTGTCACTGGCTTGAATCTTGGGTAACCCCTTGGCATTTTTCGCCAGCTGATCGCGACGGGTCGCCAGCAGTTCGGCGGCGACGATTTTTTTGCCCAAGGGGGATTGAAAGAAGGTCAGTGCGGGTTTCGGATCGCTGAGGCTTTTGCGCAATTGTGCTTCGGCGCGCTGATCCACTGCCTGAGGAGCGAAACGCTGATTGCTATTGTTGACCAGGGCCTGAAACACCGCCGGCGGCAGGCTGTTCTGGTAGCGCTGCTGCGCCGCCGAGAGCGCGTCGTTGAAATGCGCGCGCTGATCTGGCCAACCGGCGACCTTGTACAACTGGTCGTGGCCGTCTGCCCATGCGGGCAAAACACAGAGTATCAGCAGTGAAAAAAGCAAACGGCGCATAGGGACTCCTGTCAGCAGGCGACTATTCTCCGTGCGGCTTTCGTACTTGTCGAGAATTCGTATCAGTAATCCGACAAATCCTCCGCTGCGCGGCTCTGTCGGATTTGCAGGCACAGGAATACTATGCGCGCCATGCAAATATCCTCTGATCACCCGCTGCTGTTACGTATCGTCGACGACCTGGCCGAACATGGCTGGTCGCAGCAGAATATCTTCCTGCCTCTGGATCTGACCCGAGCACTGGCGGCTGAGTGCCGTAAACGTGCTGCCGAAGGCGAATT
This genomic window contains:
- a CDS encoding DUF2059 domain-containing protein is translated as MRRLLFSLLILCVLPAWADGHDQLYKVAGWPDQRAHFNDALSAAQQRYQNSLPPAVFQALVNNSNQRFAPQAVDQRAEAQLRKSLSDPKPALTFFQSPLGKKIVAAELLATRRDQLAKNAKGLPKIQASDSRTLIIGHLAQALPAREAGAEVSLAIAGVAADSLSSMIPGLLGNGQAQGMLNGQRQRLMDQIGADLNNTLLYVYRDLSDEELEEFATFAESTEGKAYYQAALAAIRAGLAVGQETSSLSQ